The following DNA comes from Nitrogeniibacter aestuarii.
GCACCGGCGGGCGACCTACTTTCTTGGCGCGCAAGAAAGTAGGCAAAGAGACGCATCCCGCTTTTCGTGGCCCTTCGGGCTGCCCTCCCTGCCCGAACGCTCAGCAGGTGACTTCGCAAACTCGCCCTGCGGGCTCAGACAGCGAAGTCACTTACTCTGCTGATCATCCGGACGACTCGGCACGACAGAGGGATTGGGGCCGTGCCAACTGTTACGGCCGTACGTTCAAGTTTCGCTGTTCCCGGCGTCGCTGCGCTCGGCCGGGCGACGAAACCCACCCGAAAGGCACGCCCGGAGTGCCCTCGAAAGCGCCAATCGACAAGCACCGGGGGCGGGGAAACGGGCTTCGCTGTCTGAGCCCGAAGGGCGAGTTGGCGAAGCACGCCGCCACCGGGGTTTGGCGGTTGGGGATCGCCGCAGGCGACGCGACCGTGGGCTGTGCTTCTTTGCCTACTTTCTTGCACAAGCAAGAAAGTAGGTCGCCCGCCGGGGCGAGACCCGGCCAAGGCAAGCCAGGCACAGCCACAACCCCCGCAGCCAACAAAAAACCGGGCACACGGCCCGGTTCTTCATTTCGCTGAACAGCGACCCCAGCTTACTGCACCCGCACTTCCACCCGACGGGCTTCAGCCGGCTCACCTTCACCGAGGGTCACTTCAGGCTTGCGCAGCTGGATCATTGCCGCAGGCACGCCCTCGGCGATGAGTGCGTCACGCACGGCCATGGCGCGGTTCTTGGCGACTTCGGCATTGACCTGGGCAGTGCCCGACTCGTCATGGAAGCCGGAAATCAGCACCACGGCGTCGCCTGCTTCCATCTTGGTGATGACCTTGGACAGGGCCGCCACGTTGGCACGGGCATCGTCGGACAGGTCGGTCTGGCCCACGTTGAAGTACACCTTCAGCTGAGCATCACCCACCGGTGCGATGTCGGAGAACACCATGGTGGTCTCGGTCACCGGCGCATAGGGCTGCGCTTCGGCTTGAGCCTCGGCAGCGGCTTCGGCCTTGATCTCGCCCACCGGGGTCGGCACAACCTCGACCACTTCCACCCCCTGGCCCTGGTTCACTTTCCAGATCCCCAGGCCGATCACCAGCGCAATCACCAGCGCGATGACAAAGAAAACCACGCCAAGGGGAATACCCAGTTCGTCTTGTTCGTCCATGTTTACTGACCTCGATTCGAGCGTTTATGCAAAAGTCGTGTTGCGCGGCATTCTAGCGCAGGCACATGACACTGTCTGTGAGCATCTGATACCGGCTCAGGCGGTTTCCACCTTCTGGCCATGTTCGCGGGTGGCATTGAAGCCCACGTCCGGCCATTTCTCCATGGTCACCTGCAGGTTGTAGCGGGTGCTGGCGAGATAGACCGGGTTGCCGTCCACGTCGTTGCCCAGGCGCATGGCCTGTTCCTTTTCGAACTTGCGGCGGGTGGCCTCGTCCGGGAACACCAGCCAGCGGGCGGTGTAGATGTCGGCCGTCTCGAAGATCGCGTCCACCTTGTACTCGTCCTTCAGCCGCTGGGCCACCACTTCGAACTGCAGCTGGCCGACGGCACCGAGCAGCATCTGCCCGCCGATGGCCTCGAACACCTGGATGGCGCCTTCCTCGCCCAGCTCCTGCAGGCCCTTCTGCAGCTGCTTGGTCTTGAGGGGGTCCCTGAGCCGCGCGGCGCGGAACATTTCCGGCGCGAAGTACGGAATGCCCTTGAAGTGCAGCGCTTCGCCTTCGGTCAGGGTGTCACCGATCTGCAGCTGGCCATGGTTGTGAATACCGATGATGTCGCCGGCGTAGGCGGCCTCCATGTGCACCCGTTCGTTGGCCATGAAGGTCAGGGCGCTGGCGATCTTGAACTCCCGGTCCAGCCGCTGGTGGCGGGTTTTCATGCCCGGCTCGTACTTGCCCGAGCACACACGGAAGAAGGCGATACGGTCCCGGTGCTTCGGGTCCATGTTGGCCTGGATCTTGAACACGAAGCCGGAGAATTTCGGTTCGGCCGGCGCGATCATGCGCGCGGAGCCGTCCCGCGGCTGCGGCGGCGGCGCCCAGTCCACCAGCGCCTGCAGAATTTCCTGCACACCGAAGTTGTTGATACCGGAGCCGAAGAACACCGGCGATTGCTGGCCTGCCAGGAAGCGCTCGATGCTGAAGGGCTCGGTCGCCCCTTCGATCAGCTCCACGTCATCGCGCACCTGCCCGATCTCGTTCGGGAACAGCTCGTCGAGCTTGGGGTTGGACAGCTCGGTGATGATCTCGGCGCTGCTCTTGCGCTCCTCGCCGGCGGTAAAGCGCAGCAGGCGGTTGTCGAGCAGGTGATACACGCCCTTGAAGCTCTTGCCCATGCCCACCGGCCAGGTCACCGGGGCACATTCGATCTTGAGCGTTTCCTCGATTTCCTGCAGCAGGTCGAAGGGCTCGCGCACCTCGCGGTCGAACTTGTTCACGAAGGTGATGATCGGCGTGTTGCGCAATCGGCACACGTCGAGCAGCTTGATGGTCTGCGCCTCCACGCCCTTGGCGGCGTCGATCACCATCACCGCCGCGTCCACGGCGGTGAGCACCCGGTAGGTGTCTTCCGAGAAGTCCTCGTGGCCCGGGGTGTCGAGCAGGTTGATGGTGTGGTCCTGGTACTCGAACTGCATCACCGACGAGCTCACCGAGATGCC
Coding sequences within:
- a CDS encoding OmpA family protein, encoding MDEQDELGIPLGVVFFVIALVIALVIGLGIWKVNQGQGVEVVEVVPTPVGEIKAEAAAEAQAEAQPYAPVTETTMVFSDIAPVGDAQLKVYFNVGQTDLSDDARANVAALSKVITKMEAGDAVVLISGFHDESGTAQVNAEVAKNRAMAVRDALIAEGVPAAMIQLRKPEVTLGEGEPAEARRVEVRVQ
- a CDS encoding peptide chain release factor 3; this translates as MTATPYPPELVKQTQRRRTFAIISHPDAGKTTLTEKLLLFGGAIQLAGTVKARKSARHATSDWMEVEKQRGISVSSSVMQFEYQDHTINLLDTPGHEDFSEDTYRVLTAVDAAVMVIDAAKGVEAQTIKLLDVCRLRNTPIITFVNKFDREVREPFDLLQEIEETLKIECAPVTWPVGMGKSFKGVYHLLDNRLLRFTAGEERKSSAEIITELSNPKLDELFPNEIGQVRDDVELIEGATEPFSIERFLAGQQSPVFFGSGINNFGVQEILQALVDWAPPPQPRDGSARMIAPAEPKFSGFVFKIQANMDPKHRDRIAFFRVCSGKYEPGMKTRHQRLDREFKIASALTFMANERVHMEAAYAGDIIGIHNHGQLQIGDTLTEGEALHFKGIPYFAPEMFRAARLRDPLKTKQLQKGLQELGEEGAIQVFEAIGGQMLLGAVGQLQFEVVAQRLKDEYKVDAIFETADIYTARWLVFPDEATRRKFEKEQAMRLGNDVDGNPVYLASTRYNLQVTMEKWPDVGFNATREHGQKVETA